A stretch of Microtus pennsylvanicus isolate mMicPen1 chromosome 5, mMicPen1.hap1, whole genome shotgun sequence DNA encodes these proteins:
- the LOC142850265 gene encoding glycine N-acyltransferase-like protein Keg1 produces MFYLQGSQMLQVLENSLRKHLPETLKVYGTVFHMNQGNPFKLKALVDKWPDFNTVVIRPREEDMDDDLDHYTNTYLIYSKDPENCQKFLSSSEVINWKQHLQIQSSQSSLDKVIENLGAINLGKVKHTQCFLYMILETAKKLAPSLVDGNNLVRSSDNPRPINQELFKFTSLDVTHAALVNSIWHYGGNEKSQKFIERCIHTFPSFCIMGPEGIPVSWSLMDHTGELRMGGTLPQYRKQGLIYHVGSHQIQTLNDLGFPLYSHVDKANFTMQRTVARLTQVPMPCTWNQWNYEPL; encoded by the exons ATGTTCTACTTACAGGGTTCTCAGATGCTCCAGGTTCTGGAGAACTCCCTGAGGAAGCACCTGCCTGAGACCTTAAAG GTTTATGGGACTGTCTTCCACATGAATCAGGGAAACCCATTCAAGCTCAAGGCTTTGGTGGACAAGTGGCCTGATTTTAATACTGTTGTTATTCGACCCCGGGAGGAG gACATGGACGATGACCTTGACCACTACACCAACACTTACCTAATCTACTCTAAGGATCCCGAGAATTGTCAGAAGTTCCTCAGCTCATCAGAAGTCATTAACTGGAAACaacatctacagattcaaa GTTCACAGTCAAGCCTGGACAAAGTGATAGAAAATCTTGGAGCCATTAACTTGGGCAAGGTCAAGCATACACAGTGCTTTCTCTATATGATACTTGAAACAGCAAAGAAACTGGCTCCTTCCTTGGTGGATGGGAATAACTTAGTACGCAGCAGTGACAATCCCAGGCCCAT TAATCAAGAGTTGTTCAAATTCACCTCCCTGGATGTTACACATGCTGCGTTGGTGAATAGCATCTGGCATTATGGTGGCAATGAGAAAAGTCAGAAGTTCATTGAGCGCTGTATCCACACCTTCCCCAGCTTCTGTATTATGGGACCTGAGGGGATTCCTGTGTCGTGGAGCCTGATGGACCACACTGGAGAATTGAGAATGGGAGGCACCTTGCCTCAGTACCGGAAACAGGGCCTCATTTACCATGTTGGTTCCCACCAGATTCAGACTCTAAATGATCTTGGCTTCCCCTTGTATTCACATGTGGATAAAGCTAACTTCACCATGCAGAGAACGGTTGCCAGGctaactcaggtccccatgcccTGTACTTGGAACCAGTGGAATTATGAGCCTCTGTGA